A single Bdellovibrio bacteriovorus DNA region contains:
- a CDS encoding YicC/YloC family endoribonuclease codes for MKSMTGYGTARVQTKDVTVEVSIRAVNGRFLEPRFHLPREFVSQESELKKILSQTLLRGTIDIFVSRRVRNTAAKAQMTVNDTLAKKYMTAYKHLSKELGVPFQVHLEALARLPEIIKVEESYEMFTGEDKILKKAFTAACKACNAERTREGKALRRDLEKLLLSLERQVKVISELRGEANAQLQEKFEQKIRARLKGNDIDPTRLSQEIVIQLEKADINEELTRLSEHIKNYRQLVTSQQAEGKKLDFYTQELLREVNTIGSKSQVAKITQAVVEAKTLIERLREQVQNVQ; via the coding sequence ATGAAAAGCATGACAGGGTACGGCACCGCGAGAGTTCAAACCAAAGACGTCACCGTTGAGGTGAGTATTCGTGCCGTGAACGGCCGCTTCTTAGAGCCACGATTCCACTTACCCCGCGAATTCGTATCGCAGGAATCAGAACTAAAAAAAATCTTAAGCCAAACCTTATTGCGCGGAACGATTGATATCTTCGTTTCTCGCCGTGTTCGTAACACCGCCGCGAAAGCGCAAATGACGGTGAATGATACATTGGCGAAGAAATACATGACTGCCTACAAACATCTTTCCAAAGAGTTAGGTGTTCCATTTCAAGTACATCTTGAAGCTTTAGCTCGTCTTCCAGAAATCATTAAAGTGGAAGAGTCCTACGAGATGTTTACCGGCGAAGATAAGATTCTAAAAAAAGCTTTCACAGCGGCTTGCAAGGCCTGCAACGCAGAACGCACGCGCGAGGGGAAAGCTCTTCGTCGCGATTTAGAGAAGCTTCTTTTGTCGTTAGAAAGACAAGTTAAAGTAATCAGTGAACTGCGTGGCGAAGCAAACGCTCAGTTGCAAGAGAAGTTTGAGCAAAAAATCCGTGCCCGTCTTAAAGGCAATGACATTGATCCGACTCGTTTATCGCAGGAAATCGTTATTCAGTTAGAAAAAGCGGATATTAATGAGGAACTCACGCGTTTGAGCGAACATATTAAGAACTACCGCCAACTCGTGACTTCTCAGCAGGCGGAAGGGAAGAAATTAGATTTTTATACCCAAGAGCTGCTCCGCGAGGTGAATACGATTGGATCCAAGTCTCAGGTAGCCAAGATCACTCAAGCCGTGGTAGAAGCAAAAACCCTTATTGAAAGACTTAGAGAACAGGTACAAAACGTCCAATGA
- the miaA gene encoding tRNA (adenosine(37)-N6)-dimethylallyltransferase MiaA, giving the protein MNKSKPVIFVVGSTATGKSEWALRLAQEFKGVIVNCDSIQVYKKVDIGAAKPSKEEQALVPHHLLDYVNPPQEMTAGQYCRDFYEVMEKIPEGTPVFVVGGTGFYFMAIEKGMYPVLPVSEEVQKQVAEELKTESGAQKLHQELLEKDPEYGAKIHLSDHYRIGRAIELIRTQGKSVTAIQKEFEESRAPFPFPLLKIGPSWDRELLKERIDLRTRKMLEAGLIEEVKQLLDEGLELWAPMSSVGYKETIAYLKNEISKEQLLEDISTNTRQLAKRQRTWFQRDKNIHWFDGKTGFSQARSVVEEFLNPFDPTKGKAGE; this is encoded by the coding sequence ATGAATAAATCTAAGCCTGTGATTTTTGTTGTCGGATCGACAGCCACTGGAAAATCCGAGTGGGCGCTCCGACTTGCACAAGAATTTAAAGGTGTGATTGTGAACTGTGATTCTATTCAAGTTTACAAAAAAGTCGATATTGGCGCCGCAAAGCCCTCAAAAGAAGAACAAGCCCTGGTGCCTCACCATCTTTTGGATTACGTGAATCCTCCGCAGGAGATGACAGCCGGTCAGTATTGCCGCGACTTTTACGAAGTCATGGAAAAGATTCCTGAAGGAACGCCCGTGTTTGTCGTCGGGGGAACGGGTTTTTATTTCATGGCCATTGAAAAGGGCATGTATCCCGTATTGCCAGTGTCTGAAGAAGTTCAAAAACAAGTTGCCGAAGAGCTGAAAACCGAATCGGGAGCGCAAAAACTTCATCAGGAACTTTTAGAAAAAGATCCCGAGTACGGTGCTAAAATTCATTTGTCTGACCACTACCGCATCGGTCGTGCGATCGAATTAATTCGCACTCAAGGTAAGAGCGTGACTGCGATTCAAAAAGAATTTGAAGAGTCGCGAGCGCCCTTTCCATTTCCTCTTTTGAAGATCGGACCTTCTTGGGATCGCGAACTCTTAAAAGAGCGCATTGATCTTCGCACTCGAAAAATGCTCGAGGCGGGATTGATTGAAGAGGTAAAACAGCTTCTCGATGAAGGTCTGGAATTGTGGGCGCCGATGAGCAGCGTGGGCTATAAAGAAACCATCGCGTATTTGAAAAACGAAATCTCTAAAGAACAGCTTCTTGAGGACATCTCTACCAACACAAGACAGCTCGCTAAACGGCAAAGAACCTGGTTTCAGCGAGACAAAAATATCCATTGGTTCGACGGAAAAACAGGCTTTTCCCAAGCAAGATCCGTGGTCGAGGAATTCCTAAATCCTTTTGACCCCACGAAAGGGAAAGCTGGAGAATGA
- the mutL gene encoding DNA mismatch repair endonuclease MutL codes for MSIQVLPPEVVDQIAAGEVVERPAHLVKELVENSIDAGATRVHVEFFDGGRIVKVIDNGKGMAPEDLPKALERFATSKISKTDDLWRLRTFGFRGEALASIAAVSKLTLTSRRPDDEQAHQLISEYGRKKDIDKVGGSQGTTILIENLFDNTPARLKFLKSDAAENTAIKTTLKAMALSHYDVEFRIQENGKLVSFWPACKNRKDRVEQILEIKPLFVGEASRENVKAYAVFADPHNVAKTAKNIWLFAQNRWIQDRSLQAAVNEAYRSLLMHGEYPIAVVWVETDPDCVDVNIHPTKSQVKFQEPSLAFRAVAGALRSTLEQAPWLPAQQRPQPIAPLSDVSPADYPSTQGLPNFLNSSPAMPVMPKENLAFDDSSLKATSFQKKDFSFPGSSVNQPKVSYQTLAEAASSRESLGPSTIVEPEAPCGYWSSLEVLGQANLTYIVTQARDKIVFVDQHAAHERVVYEKLMNAWKGGKVDVQDFLFPLAIDMSPEKVEALLTLGKDIERLGVFIESLGPGTIGVKAAPLMIKESILSSVLDKMANEIVEQGGSYSLERVVGDICATMACHSVVRAGQALGVDQMKSLLRDMDQFPLSSFCPHGRPVSVEYPFYKLEKDFGRIV; via the coding sequence ATGTCCATTCAAGTTTTACCTCCTGAAGTCGTTGACCAAATTGCCGCTGGCGAAGTGGTGGAGCGTCCTGCTCACTTAGTCAAAGAGCTTGTTGAAAACAGCATCGATGCGGGTGCCACGCGTGTGCACGTTGAATTTTTTGATGGCGGTCGCATTGTCAAAGTTATCGATAACGGGAAGGGGATGGCCCCTGAAGATTTACCGAAAGCCTTAGAGCGTTTTGCAACCAGTAAAATTTCAAAGACTGATGATTTGTGGCGCTTAAGAACTTTCGGATTTCGTGGAGAAGCCTTAGCCAGTATTGCCGCTGTTAGTAAGCTGACGCTGACTTCACGTCGCCCTGATGATGAACAAGCCCATCAGTTGATTTCAGAATACGGGCGCAAAAAAGACATCGACAAAGTCGGTGGCTCGCAAGGCACGACCATCTTAATTGAAAATCTTTTTGATAACACGCCGGCGCGTTTGAAGTTCTTAAAATCAGATGCCGCGGAAAATACGGCGATCAAAACAACTTTAAAAGCCATGGCCTTATCTCACTATGACGTGGAATTCCGCATTCAGGAAAATGGCAAGCTCGTCAGTTTCTGGCCGGCATGTAAAAATCGTAAAGACCGTGTTGAACAGATTTTAGAAATCAAACCTCTTTTTGTCGGCGAAGCTTCGCGTGAAAATGTGAAAGCCTACGCGGTGTTTGCAGATCCTCATAACGTGGCAAAGACAGCTAAGAATATTTGGCTTTTTGCTCAGAATCGCTGGATTCAAGACCGCAGTTTACAAGCGGCGGTAAATGAAGCCTATCGCAGTCTTCTTATGCATGGGGAATATCCCATTGCTGTCGTTTGGGTGGAAACAGATCCAGACTGTGTCGATGTGAATATTCATCCGACAAAATCTCAGGTGAAATTCCAAGAACCGTCATTGGCATTCCGTGCGGTCGCAGGGGCGTTGCGCAGCACTTTAGAGCAAGCTCCGTGGCTGCCGGCCCAGCAAAGGCCGCAACCGATAGCACCACTTTCGGATGTGTCTCCTGCGGATTACCCCTCTACACAAGGGCTTCCTAATTTCCTGAATTCATCACCCGCGATGCCGGTGATGCCTAAAGAAAATCTGGCCTTCGATGATTCGTCTTTAAAAGCGACTAGCTTTCAAAAGAAAGATTTTTCTTTCCCAGGTTCCTCAGTGAATCAACCGAAAGTCAGCTATCAAACTTTGGCTGAGGCGGCATCTTCTCGTGAAAGCCTAGGTCCTTCTACAATTGTAGAGCCTGAAGCCCCCTGCGGATACTGGTCGTCATTGGAAGTTTTAGGTCAAGCGAATCTAACTTACATTGTGACTCAAGCTCGCGACAAAATTGTTTTCGTTGATCAGCATGCAGCTCATGAGCGTGTGGTTTATGAAAAACTTATGAACGCCTGGAAGGGTGGCAAGGTCGACGTTCAGGACTTCTTATTTCCTCTAGCTATTGATATGTCTCCGGAAAAAGTAGAAGCCCTTTTGACTTTGGGTAAGGACATTGAGCGCTTGGGTGTATTCATCGAATCTTTGGGGCCTGGCACGATCGGTGTGAAAGCGGCTCCTTTGATGATTAAAGAGTCTATCTTAAGCAGCGTTCTTGATAAAATGGCGAATGAAATTGTCGAACAGGGCGGAAGTTATTCTTTGGAGCGAGTTGTTGGCGACATTTGTGCGACTATGGCCTGCCATTCCGTGGTGCGTGCTGGACAAGCTTTGGGGGTCGATCAAATGAAATCTCTTTTAAGAGACATGGATCAATTCCCCCTTTCAAGTTTCTGTCCTCACGGCCGTCCGGTGAGCGTGGAGTATCCGTTCTATAAGCTTGAAAAAGATTTTGGTCGCATCGTTTGA